One region of Catenuloplanes indicus genomic DNA includes:
- a CDS encoding TetR family transcriptional regulator has product MNTPKMELSRLKGLYIFVELSTTSGLWLDTGMASLRERTKAAMRAEVTEVAFRLFAAQGFENTTVEQIAAEAGLSRTTFFRYFGTKEEVVLGRFADYGHLVADALAARPAGEPAWTALRRSFDVITAPHAAETSLDVMQLLSDACALMTRRWEKTHGWQSQLVPLIAGRLEPDGLPAPGLRARALVASAISCLDAATDAWTAEAGRTPLATLLDQAMGALGDHRTA; this is encoded by the coding sequence ATGAACACTCCCAAGATGGAACTGAGTCGTCTCAAGGGACTGTATATCTTCGTGGAACTAAGTACCACTTCGGGTCTGTGGTTAGATACAGGCATGGCCTCCCTGCGCGAACGAACCAAAGCGGCCATGCGGGCCGAGGTGACCGAGGTCGCGTTCCGCCTCTTCGCCGCACAGGGCTTCGAGAACACCACCGTCGAGCAGATCGCCGCCGAGGCCGGCCTGTCACGGACAACCTTCTTCCGCTACTTCGGCACCAAGGAAGAGGTCGTCCTCGGCCGATTCGCCGACTACGGCCACCTCGTCGCCGACGCCCTCGCGGCCCGGCCCGCCGGCGAGCCCGCCTGGACGGCCCTGCGCCGATCCTTCGACGTCATCACCGCACCGCACGCCGCCGAGACGTCCCTGGACGTCATGCAGCTGCTCTCCGACGCGTGCGCTCTGATGACCCGTCGCTGGGAGAAGACCCACGGCTGGCAGAGTCAGCTGGTCCCGCTGATCGCCGGCCGCCTCGAACCCGACGGGCTCCCCGCCCCCGGCCTGCGCGCCCGCGCCCTCGTCGCCTCCGCAATCTCCTGCCTCGACGCGGCCACCGACGCCTGGACGGCCGAGGCCGGCAGAACCCCGCTCGCCACCCTCCTCGACCAGGCGATGGGCGCCCTGGGCGATCACCGCACCGCCTGA
- a CDS encoding AAA family ATPase: MDDHAAERARQGLRAWVRDAGRQAQRAGPYAVLALVTASAIAPVAAVALQLPAAFAAALGQIGGIGVGVLTDTLTRTARRFQGRPAPSEERWRAAIAAELEPLLASDGENGRALRAEVARLLRTVDAVETTLTAVAADDVRWRDDLVTAFTVLGTDIGELRWMVADSRRVLDQVQDRLAVQSVELHARLDGIRRQLIAYAQLRSSGAAPEQPVPAADAVCPYPGLSSFQPEDAPFFHGRDRETAMLLGRLAEQRVGGPPLVVTGVSGAGKSSLLRAGLLPAIAAGGLGAEATAWPWVLMTPGEHPLTELSVRIAALTATGTSAGRRDTIRRLTAEGQRPVIVVDQFEELFTRCADPAERISFADALAGAAPALVVIGVRADFYAACTELPPLARMLAAGLTVVEPLGDEELRRVVTEPAARAGLAVEPGLTELLLRDLTAPGTPGHRYEPGTLPLLAHALHATWVRREGLRLTVAGYRATGGIHHAVAETAENIYLSLDPGGRERLRTAMLGLVTIAAGGTPVRRRGPRGSIDPEVLRLLVSARLLTAGDDTVEISHEALLTSWPRLADWLATAREDLLLRQRLGDAADDWHASGRDPDLLLRGARLAAARELTGAPGSAGGTAPPPVAGAAPVTPADAGTPGPADVYRDYLEASTAAAGVAERARRRRTHRLRVLASALGVALLLAVAGVVVAVDQGGDAQQRRREAVSRQLAMETLTTLGSDDLTAMRRAVAAWAEAPTAEARGALLSAQMTSASGSLGTGFGGPAAAVSPDGSLIAVGHVDGHVELWNTATLTRTGPDLVAATGQVVLSLSFSPDGRHLAISVPVENGVQIWDVPAGTLRHRLPALGAAAWLPGTGTLVAMRTDVTGDHQMGGWTAETGARTLSFGIGDLVPFDLAVSPDGAYAAVADNRRGAAVWRIRDGVRLMTVPDTVRVALAPGGVLVTNGTDGVIRTWRVDGGAQIATLTDPARSRAPDPLVITPTNRLLTFGTEQRAHLNSWPLPDGLENRGFVGFTGAPNTAAISADGRVVVVSGTEAPTAVFRRGDNWIFHPRPVVDAVPDPTGPRVAAVSRDGTFTITNIETHATVRREETGLPAHDLRIARDGTIAISTSDGRVQVRAPDGTVRGEVKVGGADRFGTPVEIEFSPDGSVLAATGSGPPDEDGFPTGLTMLVDMRTLQPRGTLDTGGDSVSDLLFSPDGSTVSAIVNVTGELDRPTAAQLVTWRVANLLRLSAHPVGTRQIVDADRSPDGRQVAVGGVDRHIQIYAADGSGPPRTFGTHPGMIIAVAWSPDGRTLATATDVDNTIRLWDAATGTLTAQLTGHVNLVAAITFRTPELLVTASADNTAGLWDLDPAAALDSVCRVLVPAEAAAGRERPAGCP, encoded by the coding sequence GTGGACGACCACGCCGCCGAACGGGCCCGGCAGGGGCTGCGTGCCTGGGTGCGCGACGCCGGCCGGCAGGCGCAGCGCGCCGGGCCGTACGCGGTGCTCGCGCTGGTCACCGCGTCCGCGATCGCGCCGGTCGCCGCGGTCGCGCTGCAGCTGCCGGCCGCGTTCGCGGCCGCGCTCGGGCAGATCGGCGGCATCGGCGTCGGCGTGCTCACCGACACGCTGACCCGGACCGCCCGCCGGTTCCAGGGGCGGCCGGCGCCGTCGGAGGAGCGGTGGCGGGCCGCGATCGCGGCCGAGCTGGAGCCGCTGCTGGCCTCGGACGGTGAGAACGGGCGCGCGCTGCGGGCCGAGGTCGCGCGGCTGCTGCGCACGGTGGACGCGGTAGAGACCACACTGACCGCGGTCGCGGCCGACGACGTCCGGTGGCGCGACGACCTGGTCACCGCGTTCACCGTGCTCGGCACGGACATCGGCGAGCTGCGCTGGATGGTCGCGGACTCGCGGCGGGTGCTGGACCAGGTACAGGACCGGCTGGCGGTGCAGAGCGTGGAGCTGCACGCACGCCTCGACGGGATCCGGCGGCAGCTCATCGCGTACGCGCAGCTGCGCTCGTCCGGCGCGGCGCCGGAGCAGCCGGTCCCGGCGGCGGACGCGGTCTGCCCATACCCGGGGCTGAGCAGTTTCCAGCCGGAGGACGCGCCGTTCTTCCACGGGCGCGACCGGGAGACCGCGATGCTGCTCGGGCGCCTGGCCGAACAGCGGGTCGGCGGGCCGCCGCTGGTCGTCACCGGCGTCTCCGGCGCCGGGAAGTCGTCGCTGCTGCGCGCCGGCCTGCTCCCGGCGATCGCGGCCGGCGGGCTCGGCGCGGAGGCGACCGCGTGGCCGTGGGTGCTGATGACGCCGGGCGAGCACCCGCTGACCGAGCTGTCGGTGCGGATCGCCGCGCTCACCGCCACCGGCACCTCGGCCGGCCGGCGGGACACGATCCGGCGGCTGACCGCGGAGGGGCAGCGGCCGGTGATCGTGGTGGACCAGTTCGAGGAGCTGTTCACCCGGTGCGCGGACCCGGCCGAGCGGATCTCGTTCGCGGACGCGCTGGCCGGTGCCGCACCCGCGCTGGTCGTGATCGGTGTCCGGGCGGACTTCTACGCGGCCTGCACCGAGCTGCCGCCGCTGGCGCGGATGCTGGCGGCCGGGCTGACCGTGGTCGAGCCGCTCGGCGACGAGGAACTGCGCCGTGTGGTCACCGAGCCGGCCGCGCGCGCCGGGCTGGCGGTCGAGCCGGGCCTGACCGAGCTGCTGCTGCGCGACCTGACCGCGCCGGGCACACCCGGGCACCGGTACGAGCCGGGGACGCTGCCGCTGCTCGCGCACGCGCTGCACGCCACCTGGGTCCGGCGCGAGGGGCTGCGGCTGACCGTGGCCGGGTACCGCGCGACCGGCGGCATCCACCACGCGGTCGCGGAGACCGCGGAGAACATCTACCTCAGCCTCGATCCGGGCGGCCGGGAGCGGCTGCGGACCGCGATGCTCGGTCTGGTCACGATCGCGGCCGGTGGCACGCCGGTGCGCCGGCGCGGTCCGCGTGGCTCGATCGACCCCGAGGTGCTGCGGCTGCTGGTCTCGGCGCGGCTGCTGACCGCGGGCGACGACACCGTGGAGATCAGCCACGAGGCGCTGCTGACCAGCTGGCCGCGGCTGGCGGACTGGCTGGCCACCGCGCGCGAGGACCTGCTGCTGCGGCAGCGGCTGGGCGACGCGGCCGACGACTGGCACGCGTCCGGCCGCGACCCGGATTTGCTGCTGCGCGGCGCCCGCCTGGCCGCGGCGCGCGAGCTGACCGGTGCGCCCGGATCCGCCGGTGGCACCGCGCCACCGCCGGTCGCCGGTGCCGCGCCGGTGACACCCGCGGACGCGGGAACGCCCGGGCCGGCCGACGTCTACCGCGACTACCTCGAGGCCAGCACCGCCGCGGCCGGTGTCGCGGAGCGGGCACGCCGACGGCGTACCCACCGGTTGCGGGTGTTGGCCTCCGCGCTGGGGGTGGCGCTGCTGCTGGCCGTGGCCGGTGTCGTCGTCGCGGTCGACCAGGGTGGTGACGCCCAGCAGCGGCGGCGCGAGGCCGTGTCCCGGCAGCTGGCGATGGAGACGCTGACCACGCTGGGCAGCGACGACCTGACCGCGATGCGCCGGGCCGTGGCCGCGTGGGCGGAGGCACCGACCGCGGAGGCCCGCGGCGCGCTGCTGTCCGCGCAGATGACCAGCGCGTCCGGCAGCCTCGGCACCGGCTTCGGCGGTCCGGCGGCCGCGGTCAGCCCGGACGGCTCGCTGATCGCGGTCGGGCACGTCGACGGCCACGTGGAGCTGTGGAACACCGCGACGCTCACCCGCACCGGGCCGGACCTGGTCGCCGCGACCGGCCAGGTGGTGCTGTCGCTGTCGTTCTCCCCGGACGGACGGCACCTCGCGATCAGCGTGCCGGTCGAGAACGGCGTGCAGATCTGGGACGTGCCCGCCGGTACGCTGCGGCACCGGCTGCCCGCGCTCGGCGCCGCCGCGTGGCTGCCGGGCACCGGCACACTGGTCGCGATGCGCACCGACGTCACCGGCGACCACCAGATGGGCGGCTGGACCGCGGAGACCGGCGCACGCACGCTGTCGTTCGGGATCGGCGACCTGGTGCCGTTCGACCTCGCGGTCAGCCCGGACGGCGCGTACGCGGCGGTCGCGGACAACCGGCGCGGTGCGGCGGTCTGGCGGATCCGTGACGGCGTCCGGCTGATGACCGTGCCCGACACCGTACGGGTCGCGCTCGCCCCCGGCGGTGTGCTGGTCACGAACGGCACGGACGGCGTGATCCGCACCTGGCGCGTCGACGGCGGCGCCCAGATCGCCACGCTGACCGACCCGGCCCGCTCCCGCGCACCGGACCCGCTAGTGATCACGCCGACGAACCGGCTGCTCACGTTCGGCACCGAGCAGCGCGCCCACCTCAACTCGTGGCCGCTGCCGGACGGCCTGGAGAACCGCGGTTTCGTCGGCTTCACCGGCGCGCCGAACACGGCCGCGATCTCCGCGGACGGCCGGGTGGTGGTGGTCTCCGGCACCGAGGCGCCGACCGCCGTGTTCCGCCGCGGCGACAACTGGATCTTCCACCCGCGGCCGGTGGTCGACGCCGTCCCGGACCCCACCGGCCCGCGCGTCGCCGCGGTCTCCCGGGACGGCACGTTCACGATCACGAACATCGAAACCCACGCCACGGTACGTCGTGAGGAGACCGGACTTCCGGCCCACGACCTCCGGATCGCGCGTGACGGCACGATCGCCATCTCCACCTCGGACGGGCGCGTGCAGGTCCGCGCGCCGGACGGCACGGTGCGCGGCGAGGTCAAGGTCGGCGGCGCGGACCGGTTCGGCACACCGGTGGAGATCGAGTTCTCCCCCGACGGCTCCGTGCTGGCCGCGACCGGCTCCGGCCCGCCGGACGAGGACGGCTTCCCCACCGGCCTGACGATGCTGGTCGACATGCGCACGCTGCAGCCGCGCGGCACCCTCGACACCGGCGGCGACAGCGTCTCCGACCTGCTGTTCAGCCCGGACGGGAGCACGGTCAGCGCGATCGTCAACGTGACCGGCGAACTCGACCGGCCGACCGCCGCACAGCTGGTCACCTGGCGGGTCGCGAACCTGCTGCGGCTGTCCGCGCATCCGGTCGGCACCCGGCAGATCGTCGACGCGGACCGCAGCCCGGACGGCCGGCAGGTCGCGGTCGGCGGCGTGGACCGGCACATCCAGATCTACGCGGCCGACGGCAGCGGGCCGCCGCGCACGTTCGGCACTCACCCCGGCATGATCATCGCGGTGGCCTGGTCACCGGACGGCCGTACGCTGGCCACGGCCACCGACGTGGACAACACCATCCGGCTGTGGGACGCCGCGACCGGCACGCTGACCGCGCAGCTGACCGGGCACGTGAACCTGGTCGCCGCGATCACCTTCCGTACGCCGGAGCTGCTGGTCACGGCCTCCGCGGACAACACGGCCGGGCTCTGGGACCTGGATCCGGCCGCGGCGCTCGACTCGGTCTGCCGGGTCCTGGTCCCGGCCGAGGCGGCCGCGGGCCGCGAGCGCCCGGCCGGCTGCCCCTGA
- a CDS encoding HAD family hydrolase — protein sequence MALPAVNNAVEAVLLDLDGTLLDHEGAARTALREAIGQWLPRLSAVERIHAVTVWQQLEATHMQAYLDGTLSFPEQRRARLRGLLAAFDPSGDTLPDARADHLFAIYLRRYEASWSAYEDVHPALGMLRRLGLDVAILSNGDRRQQESKVAALGVAPLPQLFTPSEVCAAKPAPESFLRACTAMRWNPARVLYVGDNLHTDAVAATHAGLTGCWLDRHHSDAPALPPGVIRVSSLTALPITPHRGG from the coding sequence GTGGCCCTTCCTGCGGTGAACAACGCTGTCGAGGCGGTGCTGCTCGACCTCGACGGCACCCTGCTCGACCACGAGGGTGCGGCCCGGACCGCGCTGCGGGAGGCAATCGGCCAATGGTTGCCCCGCCTTTCCGCCGTGGAACGCATCCACGCCGTGACGGTGTGGCAACAGCTCGAGGCCACCCACATGCAGGCGTATCTGGACGGGACGTTGTCCTTCCCGGAACAGCGCCGGGCACGCCTTCGAGGACTGCTGGCCGCTTTCGATCCGTCCGGCGACACTCTTCCGGATGCCCGCGCCGATCACCTCTTCGCGATCTATCTGAGGCGCTACGAAGCGTCCTGGTCCGCGTACGAGGACGTGCATCCCGCTCTCGGCATGCTGCGCCGCCTCGGCCTCGACGTGGCGATCTTGAGCAACGGCGACCGCCGCCAGCAGGAGTCCAAAGTCGCGGCCCTCGGCGTGGCCCCACTCCCGCAGCTGTTCACACCGTCCGAGGTGTGCGCCGCGAAACCGGCACCGGAAAGCTTCCTCCGCGCCTGCACGGCGATGCGCTGGAACCCCGCACGCGTGCTGTACGTCGGCGACAACCTGCACACCGACGCGGTAGCCGCAACTCACGCCGGCCTCACCGGATGCTGGCTTGACCGGCACCACTCCGATGCCCCGGCACTCCCGCCGGGCGTCATCCGCGTCAGCAGCCTCACGGCCCTGCCGATCACCCCCCACCGAGGCGGTTGA
- a CDS encoding GGDEF domain-containing protein, which yields MSLVRRVAGWQWWLLGGGLVAALYRALPAESPWSWAVYNVFGLATATMIIVGVRRHRPERVGPWYLFAAALTMSAIGDVVYQVQFFVLGWDSFPAPADVPYLLAYPLLAAGAYRLIKGRISGRDRAGLLDAAIVSTGLSLLAWSFLMRPIAADESLSAAQRLVALAYPAGDLLLLVMVVRLVTTPGARTTSYRLLLAAIGAQLVSNIGYAAVNMFTVYTDGVLDFGWILMYLLWGAAALHPSMRALSEVAPDRAERFTRGRLTLLAAASLLAPAVLTVQGFTDPAAIDWPAIAVSSAVLFLLVVCRMGGLVARVQDQAAQLRALAHNDQLTGLPNRRAWDLELSREMAKAVRSGEPVAVALIDLDHFKRYNDTHGHPAGDRLLKEAAAAWRERLRPGDLLARYGGEEFGVLLPGVTADEAAVLLDRMRTVTPYGQSFSAGVALWDGHEVPEQLVADADRALYWAKNDGRGRTAVPDGGMSPRGHMGSGTRRDADDRARASQAG from the coding sequence ATGAGTCTCGTACGTCGGGTGGCCGGCTGGCAGTGGTGGCTGCTCGGAGGCGGGCTGGTCGCAGCCCTCTACCGCGCACTGCCGGCGGAGAGTCCGTGGAGTTGGGCCGTGTACAACGTGTTCGGGCTGGCCACCGCCACCATGATCATCGTTGGCGTCCGGCGGCACCGGCCGGAACGGGTGGGGCCCTGGTACCTGTTCGCCGCCGCGCTCACGATGTCGGCGATCGGCGACGTCGTCTACCAGGTGCAGTTCTTCGTGCTCGGCTGGGACAGCTTCCCGGCCCCGGCGGACGTGCCGTACCTGCTCGCCTACCCGCTGCTCGCGGCCGGGGCGTACCGGCTGATCAAGGGACGTATCTCCGGGCGGGACCGTGCCGGGCTGCTGGACGCGGCCATCGTCTCCACCGGGCTGTCGCTGCTGGCCTGGTCGTTCCTGATGCGGCCGATCGCGGCGGACGAATCGCTCAGCGCGGCGCAGCGGCTGGTCGCGCTCGCGTACCCGGCCGGTGATCTGCTCCTGCTCGTCATGGTGGTGCGGCTGGTGACCACGCCCGGCGCCCGGACCACCAGCTACCGGCTGCTGCTGGCCGCGATCGGCGCGCAGCTGGTCAGCAACATCGGCTACGCCGCCGTCAACATGTTCACCGTCTACACCGACGGCGTGCTCGACTTCGGCTGGATCCTGATGTACCTGCTGTGGGGCGCGGCCGCGCTGCACCCGTCGATGCGGGCGCTGTCCGAGGTCGCGCCGGACCGGGCCGAGCGGTTCACCCGCGGACGGCTCACGCTGCTCGCGGCTGCCTCGCTGCTGGCACCGGCCGTGCTGACCGTGCAGGGCTTCACCGACCCGGCCGCCATCGACTGGCCGGCCATCGCGGTCAGCTCCGCGGTGCTGTTCCTGCTGGTCGTGTGCCGGATGGGCGGCCTGGTCGCGCGGGTGCAGGACCAGGCGGCGCAGCTGCGCGCGCTGGCGCACAACGACCAGCTGACCGGCCTGCCGAACCGGCGGGCCTGGGACCTGGAGCTGAGTCGCGAGATGGCCAAGGCGGTGCGCAGCGGCGAACCGGTCGCGGTCGCGCTGATCGACCTCGATCACTTCAAGCGCTACAACGACACGCACGGCCACCCGGCCGGCGACCGCCTGCTCAAGGAGGCCGCGGCGGCGTGGCGGGAGCGGCTGCGGCCCGGCGATCTCCTGGCGCGGTACGGCGGCGAGGAGTTCGGCGTGCTGCTGCCCGGCGTCACGGCGGACGAGGCGGCGGTGCTGCTCGACCGGATGCGCACGGTCACGCCGTACGGGCAGTCGTTCTCCGCCGGGGTCGCGCTGTGGGACGGGCACGAGGTTCCGGAACAGCTGGTCGCGGACGCGGACCGGGCACTGTACTGGGCGAAGAACGACGGCCGCGGGCGGACCGCGGTCCCGGACGGCGGCATGTCACCGCGCGGGCACATGGGCAGCGGCACGCGACGCGACGCGGACGACCGTGCCCGCGCGAGCCAGGCAGGCTAG
- a CDS encoding GntR family transcriptional regulator has translation MATDGRKRTNRQTVYATLRRKVLTMELPPGAALSENELAAALGVSRTPVRESLILLAEEGLVQVFPQVGSFVSRVDPVRVADAQFIREAVELTALDDLPEALDPEVLASLDDNLRRQDRTGITVEDFFALDEEFHHGLLRLSGHGAAWATVSAAKGHLDRARRLGLHDATPPAVNADQHRAILDAVRRRDLPAARDAMRDHLRAVFADVERIRARSPELFASNGTSTPVRRNIVVWD, from the coding sequence GTGGCGACCGACGGGCGTAAACGGACAAACCGGCAGACGGTCTACGCGACGCTGCGCCGGAAGGTCCTCACCATGGAGCTGCCGCCCGGCGCCGCACTCAGCGAGAACGAACTGGCCGCCGCGCTCGGCGTCAGCCGCACGCCGGTCCGGGAGAGCCTGATCCTGCTCGCCGAGGAGGGCCTGGTCCAGGTGTTCCCGCAGGTCGGCTCGTTCGTCTCGCGCGTCGACCCGGTCCGCGTCGCGGACGCCCAGTTCATCCGCGAGGCGGTCGAGCTGACCGCGCTCGACGACCTGCCGGAGGCCCTGGACCCGGAGGTGCTGGCGTCGCTGGACGACAATCTGCGCCGCCAGGACCGCACCGGCATCACGGTCGAGGACTTCTTCGCGCTCGACGAGGAGTTCCACCACGGCCTGCTGCGGCTGAGCGGTCACGGCGCGGCCTGGGCCACGGTCAGCGCCGCCAAGGGCCACCTCGACCGCGCCCGCCGGCTCGGCCTGCACGACGCCACCCCACCGGCGGTCAACGCGGACCAGCACCGCGCCATCCTCGACGCGGTCCGCCGCCGCGACCTGCCCGCCGCCCGCGACGCCATGCGCGACCACCTGCGCGCGGTCTTCGCCGACGTGGAACGCATCCGCGCGCGCTCCCCCGAACTGTTCGCCTCCAACGGCACCTCGACCCCGGTCCGCCGCAACATCGTGGTCTGGGATTAG
- a CDS encoding SDR family NAD(P)-dependent oxidoreductase — translation MSKTWFITGTSRGFGRRFAEAALSRGDRVAATARDAGALADLVAAHGDRVLPLTLDVTDRAAATEAARRAHEHFGRLDVVVNNAGSALIGMVEELIEADVRAHFDANVFGTLWVTQAVLPYLRAQGSGHIINLSSFLGLAAFPSTAAYTAAKAAVEGLSDALAQEVAGFGIAVTIVEPGPFGTDFSAVATYSTPLPAYAGVREAVNAGFATLPNPGPDGVGPALLRIADADEPPSRVFFGTMPLQVVPQIYADRIATWQRWADLSAEAESSPVAS, via the coding sequence ATGAGCAAGACCTGGTTCATCACCGGTACGTCGCGCGGGTTCGGCCGCCGGTTCGCCGAGGCGGCGCTGTCCCGCGGTGATCGGGTCGCCGCGACCGCGAGGGACGCCGGCGCGCTGGCGGATCTGGTGGCGGCGCACGGTGACCGGGTCCTGCCGCTGACGCTGGACGTCACCGACCGGGCTGCCGCGACGGAGGCGGCCCGGCGGGCGCACGAGCACTTCGGGCGCCTGGACGTGGTGGTCAACAACGCCGGATCCGCCCTGATCGGCATGGTGGAGGAGCTGATCGAGGCGGACGTGCGCGCCCACTTCGACGCGAATGTGTTCGGCACCCTGTGGGTGACCCAGGCGGTGCTGCCCTACCTGCGTGCCCAGGGCAGCGGGCACATCATCAACCTGTCCAGCTTCCTCGGCCTCGCCGCGTTCCCCAGCACCGCGGCGTACACCGCGGCGAAGGCCGCCGTCGAAGGGCTCTCCGACGCGTTGGCGCAGGAGGTGGCCGGGTTCGGCATCGCGGTGACCATCGTGGAGCCGGGGCCGTTCGGGACCGACTTCTCCGCGGTCGCCACCTACTCCACGCCGCTGCCCGCGTACGCCGGCGTGCGGGAAGCGGTGAACGCGGGCTTCGCGACCCTGCCGAACCCCGGCCCGGACGGTGTCGGCCCGGCGCTGCTGCGGATCGCCGACGCCGACGAGCCGCCGTCGCGGGTCTTCTTCGGCACCATGCCGCTGCAGGTCGTACCGCAGATCTACGCCGACCGGATCGCGACCTGGCAGCGTTGGGCGGACCTGTCCGCCGAGGCTGAGTCCTCGCCCGTGGCGAGCTGA
- the manD gene encoding D-mannonate dehydratase ManD yields MATIERVEVLVTSPGRNFVTLRITTSDGVTGLGDATLNGRELAVASYLEDHLAPLLIGRDPARIEDTWQYLYKGAYWRRGPVTMTAIAAVDVALWDIKGKVAGLPVYQLLGGRSRDGVLVYCHASGTDVEALLDDVARYQEQGFHAIRAQAAVPGLSGSYGVRKGQLYEPAATNLPDEQAWSTEAYLDVAPGYLAKVRERFGFGFHLLHDVHHRLTPIEAARFGKSVEELRLFWMEDPTPAENQEAFRLIRQHTTTPIATGEVLNSIWDVQGLITEQLIDYVRTTVVHAGGITHLRRIFDLAALYGVRTGSHGATDLSPVTVAAAVHVDISVPNFGVQEHMGHTAETYEVFRGTPRLANGMLYPSDEPGLGITYDDEVAARFPYDAKYLPVARRLDGSMHDW; encoded by the coding sequence GTGGCGACGATCGAACGGGTCGAGGTTCTGGTGACCTCGCCGGGCCGCAACTTCGTCACGCTGCGCATCACCACCTCGGACGGCGTGACCGGTCTCGGCGACGCCACGCTCAACGGCCGCGAGCTGGCCGTCGCCTCCTATCTCGAGGACCATCTGGCGCCGCTGCTGATCGGCCGCGACCCGGCGCGCATCGAGGACACCTGGCAGTACCTCTACAAGGGTGCCTACTGGCGGCGCGGCCCGGTCACGATGACCGCGATCGCGGCGGTCGACGTGGCGCTGTGGGACATCAAGGGCAAGGTTGCCGGGCTCCCGGTCTACCAGCTGCTCGGCGGGCGCTCCCGGGACGGCGTGCTGGTCTACTGCCACGCCAGCGGCACCGACGTCGAGGCGCTGCTCGACGACGTGGCCCGCTACCAGGAGCAGGGTTTCCACGCTATCCGCGCGCAGGCCGCGGTGCCCGGGCTGAGCGGCAGCTACGGCGTACGCAAGGGTCAGCTGTACGAGCCCGCGGCCACGAACCTGCCGGACGAGCAGGCCTGGAGCACGGAGGCGTACCTCGACGTCGCGCCCGGTTACCTGGCCAAGGTGCGCGAGCGGTTCGGGTTCGGCTTCCACCTGCTGCACGACGTGCACCACCGGCTCACCCCGATCGAGGCGGCCCGGTTCGGCAAGAGCGTCGAGGAACTGCGGCTGTTCTGGATGGAGGACCCGACGCCGGCCGAGAACCAGGAGGCGTTCCGGCTGATCCGGCAGCACACCACCACGCCGATCGCGACCGGCGAGGTGCTCAACTCGATCTGGGACGTGCAGGGGCTGATCACCGAGCAGCTCATCGACTACGTGCGGACCACGGTCGTGCACGCGGGCGGCATCACGCACCTGCGCCGCATCTTCGACCTGGCCGCGCTCTACGGTGTGCGGACCGGCTCGCACGGCGCCACCGATCTGTCCCCGGTGACCGTGGCCGCGGCCGTGCACGTGGACATCTCCGTGCCGAACTTCGGCGTCCAGGAGCACATGGGCCACACCGCGGAGACGTACGAGGTGTTCCGCGGCACGCCCCGTCTGGCGAACGGCATGCTTTACCCGTCCGACGAGCCGGGCCTGGGCATCACCTACGACGACGAGGTGGCCGCGCGCTTCCCGTACGACGCGAAGTATCTGCCGGTCGCGCGGCGCCTCGACGGCTCGATGCACGACTGGTGA
- a CDS encoding MFS transporter: MAALRAQDHLYSAIFFPDVSPAIGLIAAMATYGGGYAARLAGAICSGRMGDRIGRKRVLFITIAMMGASTTLIGVLPTYATIGILAPVLLVVLRLIQGFGAGAEIAGATVMLAEYAAVRRRGLIASLVSLGTNSGTLAASRLWAVLLAVLTEEQLLGRGWRLPFLLSFVLMIFAVDGRDAPRLLRPPRIRVAVPPDPVGRPRRRTAEQNDRCASPRCPQRPRGRGRDDRRTRGPFPRAPRR; encoded by the coding sequence GTGGCCGCACTGCGCGCCCAGGACCACCTCTACTCGGCGATCTTCTTCCCGGACGTCTCGCCCGCCATCGGCCTGATCGCGGCGATGGCCACCTACGGCGGCGGCTACGCGGCCCGGCTCGCCGGTGCGATCTGCTCCGGCCGGATGGGCGACCGGATCGGCCGCAAACGCGTCCTGTTCATCACGATCGCGATGATGGGCGCGTCCACCACGCTGATCGGCGTGCTGCCCACCTACGCCACGATCGGCATCCTCGCGCCGGTCCTGCTCGTCGTACTGCGGCTGATCCAGGGCTTCGGTGCCGGTGCGGAGATCGCGGGCGCCACGGTCATGCTCGCCGAGTACGCCGCGGTCCGCCGGCGCGGCCTGATCGCGTCGCTGGTGTCGCTCGGCACGAACTCCGGCACGCTCGCCGCGTCCCGCCTGTGGGCGGTCCTGCTCGCCGTGCTCACCGAGGAACAGCTGCTCGGCCGGGGCTGGCGGCTGCCGTTCCTGCTCAGCTTCGTACTCATGATCTTCGCGGTCGACGGACGGGACGCTCCGCGGCTTCTGCGGCCGCCGCGGATCCGGGTTGCAGTACCGCCGGATCCGGTGGGGCGCCCACGCAGGCGCACCGCGGAACAGAACGATCGATGTGCATCCCCACGGTGCCCGCAACGGCCACGCGGCCGGGGCCGCGACGATAGACGTACCCGCGGACCGTTTCCCCGCGCGCCCCGTCGGTGA